The stretch of DNA CGTCCGTAACATGCCCATAAATTAAACACACGAGAGAAACATTACATTTCCCAATGTCCCATTAAATTCGTTAAGTCAAATTCTAAAGTCAGCCTCGCGATttcgcaattttaaattaataaaagttgaGCCACGCTATCTTGCACCTAAAATCCTAAAATCATCGTTGTAAATTGTAACTGACCAAATATTTGACGAGATCGGTAGAACGACATGTAATAACGGTGTTCGGTTAGTAAGGTACGTTCGGCGATGACGACGGTCGAAATTTACCAACTACGATTTGTGGTGCGTGAGAGCAACGAGGGAGAGATTAAACTTTCCCGTACAATAGAGCAGTTCGACTTACGGTGAAGGGATGCGCCGGGGAACGAGAGAAGGGAGGGGCTCGGCGGACATATCACTTTCCGTAGAAATGATCGCACACAGCCCGGAGGGCTGTCCTTTGCCGATAACTGCGTCGTCGGTGTAATTTCCTCTTTCGCTGACCGCGGAGCTCTCTGTCGCGCTCTACGTGCACGTTTTGTTGCGCGCAATGTTCGTGTTCCGTCGCACTTTATTGCGTACGATTGCTTCTCTAGTAACGGCACCGAATTTAAATTCAGGATCCgtggaattttatttcgttcttgTCGATATCGAGGGCGCGTTATCAACCTACCTGGTTTTCATTTACACGCGTATCGTTTTCGACAAAGCCGGTCGGGGCTCGAGTACTCGAAATAGGAATAACGAACGAGTCAACTTTTCTAACTAAACGTTCGACGAACGACTTCCGAAGTGGAGCATCGGGGACAACGTTCTACTGTTACCTCGTGATGACCAACTTTTCGCTCGTGACGTAATATATCCGAACCATTTAATTATAGGACGAGCAAATATGCAACTAATAAACGATCGGCGTTTTGACGTATCTCGATTTTTGTTCGTTACACTctcgatactttttttttcctgattattttttaatttatcgtactagaagaaactatgCGCGTGTTATTTTTGATGAAACCCCAATTACACActacaaagaaaaaagaaaaattatttaactcaccattctgcatgagcttcagcggagttgaagacttctgccggtgactgtaacaaaaaatggaaaatattaatgttgacatgctaataaaataattaataaaattaattaaaaaaaaggtaaaaattcttttttttatgaagattttattttaaaaagttcatgcttacctaaaagttgctccgccgatgtatgatacCTTTCCTaggtcctcctcctcctctcagcactggTCACTACACAACGGGGATGTCAATCTGGATtgttatctgaaacaaaaaaattaaattttattagcaaaaaatgataaaaatcaaatGTGCTGTGTTACAACTAAGTAACGCAATTGCGAACGCTTCACGTTTTTTTCATTCAGgcgtatttttaattcaggcGTCACAccaagttttttaaatagaatatgTACGGCCTCGTACGATTTTACCGCGGTGAACAAAATCCATCAATTATTACCAACTTTTTTACGACGTACATCGACATACTGTAAAACAAATCAGTTATTTGTCGATTTATCTTGCTCTCATCGATACGCCTTTCACCGATCGCGCCAGCGACGTGAAATATTCTCTGTCGAATTCAATTACGATCGATCTTTGACCTTTGTAACCAATTTGAGATCTTCCGCCACCCATCTGTTTCCATCAATGCCTCCCCCATGATCCCATCAGCCCTATTATTCGTCGTTGAGGTGTAAACAATGGAGTCAAAATTTTGATAACTAGCCAGTCACCGGACGACACTCTCGAGATAGCGAGGGAACGAGTAAAGGGAAGGGCGCGAGAGGGGCAAGGCGAAAGAGGGAACTAGAGCATTGTAAAGAGAACGATTTGCACTGGCGAAGGCTGTTCTTTGTCGATAACGATTCCGCTATTCCTTCTTGCGAACTGACTCCGCATAATACCGTAAACTTTCATCTGCCAAGTTCCATATTCGTCCCTTCCGTTTCACACATCGCTCCCCGCGAAAATGGAAAGTTGTTAAtcagtttaattaaagtaaattaaattttagttgactaaataaatttctttttaaattgtagCTTGTGTCGAAAAGGCGCGCAAAGAATCTTTAATACCTCTTtccgtaattttaatttcgtatgCGACGGTTGAAGTGCTTAACCGTAGACTCGATGCGTTGATCGCGGTCATCACACCCACCTCCTAAGTATGCGCGTCTCCTGTACGCTCAGGAATGCTACATGTAACTGTGCCCGTGCACACGTGTATCTATCTCTGCTTGGAGAGGATTGTACGTAAACGCTTTTAATTTCATCTTATCCCGGGCTCACCAATTATCATACATCACGCCACGAAACAATTTCTCTTTAAACTTCCGATTTATCAtcgcgtcaatttttttttagctgaCAAATCTGTTGTatcaattaaatgtttttatctttaacaATCAAACGCATAGAATGTACTTTTGTGATGCGCAgcattgaaaatatttccagATAATCGTTATATGATCAGTATGAAGAAACGTGGAAGCAACGAAAATAAAGGTAGTAGAAACGATCAGAATGGAGGCAACTTATCAGAGAAGTCAGATCCGGGAGGTCTGAGCGAGGATGAGAATCAAGGTTTTGGTAACTGGCTTCGGTCCAGCACCGGTATCGAAATGATGCGACTCTTCGTAATTACaaattcaattttacttttcgTAACAATGGGCTGGCCGAACATAAGAGAATCCTTCTATATTATCAAAGACTATTTGATGGAtgaagaaaattgaaaatgaatatattatatcatCACCAATTTTAAGCGCGCACGGTAATGTTTTcagttattataatttagatCAATAATAAGTACGTTCTAAGATTGTCAAGGAGGTAGacagatatttaaatttagatcTGGAAAGATAAACGAAAAGTAATTGACGTCTTtcgaaagatttaaatttgtgTCACAAATGGGGGTAAACTGAACGTAACAAAACTTCTTTTTCGCGCGGCGTTTGAAAGTCAGATGTGCAGGTGTTATTTGCGCAagataaaattctttcttacatttttctcACTAAAAgtagtttaacaaaaaaaaagaaaaaaaaaattttaattttttattagtataatatatcgtttgGCCACATCAACCGACAAATAAATGCGGTActattaagatatatttttattatactatatatatcAATAGTTACGTTGTAGTAGGGTAATCGCGACGTTTAGTCATGCTGGCGTTTATTGTTCGCGGGGTGTTTCTGGTCAGCGTGTTGAGTTGGTATAGCGCCATCGTTTGGAAGGTAATCGACAGTTACTTCCAAGACCAGTTTCGCGCTTACTTGCAAGAAGAGTACCGCAAGCATCCGCGGATCAAGGCCGACGTTGAGAGCGCCGTAGCTGTCTATAAGGAGTCGCCGAGCGCGTTGCCAGTCGAGTCAAGTTTAAGCCCCGGCGTTGCGGAGATCTGCGATTCCAGCGTAGGGCGACCGGCCGACATCGCGAACGCCTATCCCGGTGCGATCGTTTCGGCCGTAAAGCCGGCGGAGCCGGTGGCAGGTGGCACCAGCGAAATCGCGGCCGCCGTAGGCGTCGGTGCCACGGATAGGGAAACATTCCCGGCGGACGACGCGACCCGATTGACGCAGGAAAGTAGGGAAACGCCGAGCGACAGGCGCGATAAAAAACAGTGGACGGGCGCTATCAATCAGGACAACAACCGCGAAGGCGACACGGCTGAGGATGGAGCGCTTCCGTCCCCCACGTTCGCGCGTCGTGTCGAGAAATCGCAGCGTCGTCTCGGCAAGAGGAAACTGTCGCGTCCCTCCAAAGAGGTCTCGGGGGAGATGTCGCGGGAAAAGCCGAGGAACCGAAGAGTGAACACGCTCGTTCTAATTGACGCCGACTTTGCCGCCGCGAAGACCGGCGATAACGATTTCTCAGAGTTCGAGGACGAGGAGGAGGATTCGAGTGGTAAGGAAGGGGTCCTCGTGTCGCAATTGCCGTTCCAGCCTAAGGCGGATATCGGAGGCTTAGATAGGGTAACCGCGGATGAATTCTGTCCTCTAACGTTGGAAGACGAGGCTTCCTGCGGGGAAATCACTACGTGGCCGTGACTGATGAGCCCGTCGCGGTAAGAGTGTTAGgtcgcaaaaagaaaaataaattatgcattaACAGCGGGACGTCGAAGGGCCCAGGGACACGCTGGGAAATCCGAGGGAAAGGACCGCGGCTGTTATTAGAATAAATCTGTtcaattagtttttattaagGACGATGATGAAGGACGTAGCATAAAGATGTTTTAGATCTTCTTTTGcttattgcaatttatttagtTCGCAACTCGAGTGGAATATAATAAGACTATAATGTACGACACAACTGTATGcggtttaaatataaaatgatattcctttcaatttatagaaaaatggaatttaaactgaaaattaaatctcgataACGACACACGTGGTGAGCGTTTTCCTACTTTCCTGGgacaaatgtaaaaagatattcatttgacgtttaattttctaatcgCTTCTTGTTTTGCGTTCTGGTGCCATGTAATAAATCTCACGATTCATTTATCTTATGAGTTCTGCGATTTGCGGCGGCAGTAATGCTCGTGGTATTAATTGAGAATAAGTTTTCTTTGCCTCGGGATATTCCGAATCCAGGACAGAGGCAAGTGATTCCGTAAATCGAATAGGATCGTTAAACGAGCCCGCTGTCCTTTGACCTTGCGAAAAGAGGTTCTACGAGGAGAAACTAGCGAGGCTGACTGTGAGAAGTCAGAGAAAT from Cardiocondyla obscurior isolate alpha-2009 linkage group LG04, Cobs3.1, whole genome shotgun sequence encodes:
- the LOC139102033 gene encoding uncharacterized protein: MLAFIVRGVFLVSVLSWYSAIVWKVIDSYFQDQFRAYLQEEYRKHPRIKADVESAVAVYKESPSALPVESSLSPGVAEICDSSVGRPADIANAYPGAIVSAVKPAEPVAGGTSEIAAAVGVGATDRETFPADDATRLTQESRETPSDRRDKKQWTGAINQDNNREGDTAEDGALPSPTFARRVEKSQRRLGKRKLSRPSKEVSGEMSREKPRNRRVNTLVLIDADFAAAKTGDNDFSEFEDEEEDSSGKEGVLVSQLPFQPKADIGGLDRVTADEFCPLTLEDEASCGEITTWP